A DNA window from Fragaria vesca subsp. vesca linkage group LG3, FraVesHawaii_1.0, whole genome shotgun sequence contains the following coding sequences:
- the LOC101302626 gene encoding uncharacterized protein LOC101302626, which translates to MSSGEEVSSSSVPKRTLSCAACFDALWFCYSPVHQMQQYYRLGTLDTCGGKWSALVDCLTLKTKSRAEVQEVLESREKAKHHIWTFRTPEEASSNWNKLYEVQPFDTRKENKEREQAA; encoded by the exons ATGTCTTCAGGCGAAGAAGTTTCTTCCTCTTCGGTTCCAAAGCGTACCTTATCGTGCGCCGCCTGCTTTGACGCTCTCTGGTTTTGCTATT CTCCAGTTCATCAGATGCAGCAATATTATAGGCTGGGGACACTTGATACCTGTGGTGGGAAATGGAGTGCTCTTGTGGATTGTTTAACCTTGAAGACAAAGTCGAGAGCTGAAGTGCAG GAAGTCTTGGAGTCTCGTGAGAAAGCCAAGCATCACATCTGGACTTTTCGAACCCCAGAAGAAGCATCAAGTAATTGGAATAAACTATATGAAGTCCAGCCTTTTGATACGAGGAAAGAGAATAAAGAAAGAGAGCAAGCAGCATAG